A window of Apium graveolens cultivar Ventura chromosome 8, ASM990537v1, whole genome shotgun sequence contains these coding sequences:
- the LOC141680705 gene encoding uncharacterized protein LOC141680705: MCQGAERVKVAKVQTLKLGFEPMIMKDTDTLDDFYLKMSGLITKIQALDEEVAESYVVKKLLRAVPIKFLQRASTIEQFGNIEEMSIEETIGSLKAHEERLRGQVESGGGQ, from the coding sequence ATGTGTCAGGGTGCAGAACGTGTGAAAGTAGCAAAGGTACAAactctgaaattagggtttgaacCCATGATTATGAAGGATACAGACACTCTGGATGATTTCTACTTAAAGATGAGTGGGCTTATAACTAAGATACAGGCCCTTGATGAAGAAGTAGCAGAATCATATGTGGTTAAAAAACTCCTGAGAGCTGTCCCAATAAAATTCCTCCAGAGAGCTTCTACCATCGAACAATTTGGTAACATCGAGGAGATGTCGATTGAAGAAACCATTGGTTCGTTAAAAGCTCATGAGGAGAGGCTTCGTGGTCAAGTTGAAAGCGGTGGTGGACagtga